The Sinorhizobium fredii genome contains the following window.
GTTCATGTCGCCTCCATCGGCGGATTCGATCTCGTTTATGAGGGCGAGCGGTTCGGCAAGGATGGCTATCGCTACCAGACGATGCTGCGGCGGACCGGCGTCGATCACGAGATCGATCTCGCCGTCACCGTCACGCCGCTCGGCGCCATCTCCCGGCTCGAACATGCGCTAGACGGCTTCGAAGCCGAGCAGGAGCGGTTTCGTCAGCGGCGGGAGGAATCCCGACGACGGCTCGCCTCCTACCAATCACGGCTGGGCGGATCTTTTGCCGTCGCTGATGAACTTGCCGAGAAACGCCAGCAACTCGCGGAAGTCGAGAAAGCGCTCGCTGACAATGTCGACCGCGCCGACGAACGCAAGGTCGCCTGATTTTCGAGTGTTCGGCCGGACAAGCGAGATGCTGTGTCCCGCATTTTCCTGCGGGCCCTTGAGGCTCCCCGCCGTTGAAATTATCACCTATGCAATATATATTCCGATACATCGGAAGAATTAGTAGCGCATCATGATCTCCAGCGAGATGTTGAAGACCGCAGAGGCGGCTGTCGTCGCGCGTGTCTCCCCACGCGACGTCAATAGAGTGATCGACGAAGGAATTCTGCCCGCGGCGTTTTCGTCAGCCGAAAACGGCCGTCGGGTCTGGGTGACGGCATGTTCACTGATTTCCTTCTATTATGAGAGTGCCACGCGCCTGACATCAGAGGAGCGCATCAGTGCGATCAGGTGGGCAGAACCCCGGCTCAGCGCATGGAAGACACTGGCGCCCGAGGCGCTGATTGCGAAAGACTGGACTTTGCACCACGATTTCCTGACTATCGACCTGGCACCGTTCTTCAGAAAGACGGTCGATAGCCTTGCCGAGCTCGAGGCCGCTCGGAACATGGTTACGTCCTCACCGGATATTCTGGGTGGCACACCGATTATCAGCGGAACGAGAATTCCGGTATAC
Protein-coding sequences here:
- a CDS encoding DUF433 domain-containing protein gives rise to the protein MISSEMLKTAEAAVVARVSPRDVNRVIDEGILPAAFSSAENGRRVWVTACSLISFYYESATRLTSEERISAIRWAEPRLSAWKTLAPEALIAKDWTLHHDFLTIDLAPFFRKTVDSLAELEAARNMVTSSPDILGGTPIISGTRIPVYDIAASLAAGHSVEELLEAFPALDERRIALAKVYAEANPLRGRPKPLQELPAGARIIRDRRVARRRRPA